DNA from Longimicrobium sp.:
GGATCGTGCCGTTCGACGACGTGCCGGAGGAAGCGCAGGTCAGCATCGGCCGCGTGAGCGTCTACCGGCAGGGGCGGTAGAACGCGGATGACGGCCGCCGCCCGTGCGCGGATGCGGGTGCGGGTGCCGCTGCTTGCGGTCGGTGCGGCGGCCTGGCTCGTGCTCGTCGTCCATCCGGCCGGCGTGGTCCACGGTTCGATGCCGTCGATGAGGTGGACACCGGCGTCGCTGGTCGCGGAAGCGGCCCTGATGTTCGCGGCGATGATGGTGCCGCTCAGTGGAGCCCCGGTGCGCCACGTGCGTGACCGGAGCTTCGCCCGCAGACGCTGGCGCGCGGTCGCGCTGTTCGCGGCGAGTTACGCGCTGCCCTGGATCGCGGCCACCGTCGTGCTGCTGACGGCGGCGGCGTGGATCGTCGCGGCGGAGCAGCCCGCCGTGTCGGCGCTCGCCGTCATGGTGGTGGCCGTCTGCCAGTCTTCGCCCCAGAAACAACACTGTCTCAATCGCTGCCACGCACATTCGGAGCTCGCCGCGTTCGGAGTCAAGGCAGATCTCGACGTGCTGCGTTTCGGCTTCTCGCACGCGTCATGGTGCATCGGCTCGTGCTTCGCGCTCATGCTGCTGCCGATGCTGTTCCCCCGCGGTCAACTCGCGGTAATGGCCGGCGTGACGCTGTGGCTCGCGGGTGAAAGGTTCGAGAAGCCGATGCCGCCGCGATGGCGCTGGCGCGGCCCGACGAAAATCGTGCGCATCGCGCTTGGGCAGGCGCGGGTGTGGCTGAAGCGTTTCGAGAGGGACGCCTTTGTGTCCCGCGCGTCCACATCGCACGCAAGACCTTGACACGCCCCTGGATCGAGGAGCTTCCACGAAGGACGGATCGCCCGGACACACTCGCGGTGTGGACCTGTCCCGCTTTCTCTCCCACCCGACACCAGGCCAATGCTCCGAGCAGCGTAAGCCGCTGTCGGAGCACGGTTCAGCAGCAGGGCGGCAGGCCGGGGCCAGGTGCGCGGCCTGCTGCCGCGGAGTCAGCAGAGTCAACAGGAAAGTTCTCTGCTGACTCTGCTGACTCTGCTGACCCTGCGTGAGACGAAAGCCGTTTTCTTCTATCGGTTCCTCAGTTGCCCGACGCGACGCTCCGGCTGGGGGCGTAGCTGACGCGGCGCGTCTCGCGGATGCGGCCGCCGTCCAGCGCGCCCTCCACGATCTCGTAGCCGAGCAGCGCGAAGATGCGCCCGCGCACGAAGAGCGGCCGCGCGTTGCCGTACCAGTCCACGCACGACGCCCGGCACCCGTCGTCCGCCGAGCCCTCGGGGCGCGCGGCGAGCTCGCCCAGGCCCTGGAAGCTGAGCGACTGGTTGCGCAGGAAGAGGATCGACGCCGACCCCTCGACCAGGTGCTCGTAGCCCGGGCGCCCGGGGCCGCGCACCGGCAGGCCCAGCACGCCGGAGCCGGGGCCGTCGGGCTTGT
Protein-coding regions in this window:
- a CDS encoding DUF2182 domain-containing protein — translated: MTAAARARMRVRVPLLAVGAAAWLVLVVHPAGVVHGSMPSMRWTPASLVAEAALMFAAMMVPLSGAPVRHVRDRSFARRRWRAVALFAASYALPWIAATVVLLTAAAWIVAAEQPAVSALAVMVVAVCQSSPQKQHCLNRCHAHSELAAFGVKADLDVLRFGFSHASWCIGSCFALMLLPMLFPRGQLAVMAGVTLWLAGERFEKPMPPRWRWRGPTKIVRIALGQARVWLKRFERDAFVSRASTSHARP